Proteins encoded by one window of Halorubrum ruber:
- the ahaH gene encoding ATP synthase archaeal subunit H — protein sequence MARPEVLNSIKEAEREADEIIADAESDAEERLAEARERADEIRAEAEEEAEAEAQERLEAAREEIEERREEILESGRDDRDELEREARDRVESAVDYAVERFEAAVHDQAEEAVDAQA from the coding sequence ATGGCGAGACCAGAGGTGCTCAACTCGATCAAGGAGGCCGAACGGGAGGCGGACGAGATCATCGCGGACGCGGAGTCGGACGCCGAGGAGCGCCTCGCCGAAGCTCGAGAGCGCGCGGACGAGATCCGCGCCGAGGCCGAGGAGGAGGCGGAGGCCGAGGCCCAAGAGCGGCTCGAAGCGGCCCGCGAGGAGATAGAGGAGCGGCGCGAGGAGATCCTCGAATCGGGGCGCGACGACCGCGACGAGCTCGAACGCGAGGCCCGCGACCGGGTGGAATCGGCCGTCGACTACGCCGTCGAGCGGTTCGAGGCGGCGGTCCACGACCAGGCCGAGGAGGCGGTGGATGCTCAGGCCTGA